Proteins encoded by one window of Acidipropionibacterium virtanenii:
- the pepN gene encoding aminopeptidase N: MNPVNITRDEAEQRSRIVTAHSYRVVVDLSGRDPQGNPLADPAGTFVSSSTISFSSTGEATHADLIADGVYAAELDGVPLDPALHHDHRFPIEAGVGDHELTVVALCRYSHSGEGLHRFVDPADDRVYLYTQFEIADARRMYANFEQPDLKAAFALKVLAPQGWTVISNGTTPEPSDGPYEGIATWQFPATPPISTYLTALVAGHYAVDHGTVRTREGKDIGADILCRRSMTEFLDAERIRTTTQRGFEVYEEEFGHPYPFGKYDQSFVPEFNAGAMENAGCVTHRDDYLFRSRVTSAQYEARDNTILHELAHMWFGDLVTMTWWDDLWLNESFAEWASHHCQEKIAAKHGGVNPWVSFANQRKTWGYRQDQLPTTHPIAADMVDLATVEQNFDGITYAKGASTLKQLVAFVGEEQFLVGVRAYLEAHKFANSRLSDLLEELQKASGRDLSGFTREWLRTPGVNTVRPDFDVDEDGNFTRFDIVQSAPARFPTLRTHRMGIGIYSLTQDGLVRTDGLEVDVHGERTPIAALAGRARGDLVLLNDADLSYVKVRLDEHSLKTLTEHIAALSDPLARALCWGAAWDMCRDAELRAQDYVALVIGGLGSETDLTAVQSLIRQATTAVLSYTAPELRSEVRTALISAIAVQLKDTEPGGDHQVALAGGLLAVLGAEGADLLTGWLTGEEVPEGLVVDQGMRWRIIAALARLGRAEEQLIADEQDRDNTIAGAQAAAGARAAVPTAEAKATAWKRATDERGVPNETYREIVSHFINPDQQEVLAPYAAKYLQLCAAVDAGEGQWATAGHAQIQNALQWLFPVENADRAWLDELRQWASSRTLTSTVNRVLLEESDAAERALRCQARSLS; encoded by the coding sequence ATGAATCCGGTGAATATCACCCGCGATGAGGCGGAGCAGCGCTCGCGCATCGTCACCGCCCACTCCTACCGGGTGGTCGTCGACCTGTCGGGCCGTGATCCCCAGGGCAACCCGCTCGCCGATCCCGCCGGCACCTTCGTCTCCTCGTCGACGATCAGCTTCTCGAGTACCGGGGAGGCGACCCACGCCGATCTCATCGCCGACGGCGTCTACGCCGCCGAGCTCGACGGGGTTCCGCTGGATCCGGCTCTTCACCACGACCACCGGTTCCCGATCGAGGCCGGGGTCGGCGATCACGAGCTGACCGTCGTCGCGCTGTGCCGCTACTCCCACTCGGGCGAGGGGCTGCACCGATTCGTCGATCCGGCGGACGACCGGGTCTACCTGTACACCCAGTTCGAGATCGCCGATGCCCGCCGAATGTATGCGAACTTCGAACAGCCCGATCTCAAGGCCGCCTTCGCCCTGAAGGTCCTGGCGCCACAGGGATGGACGGTCATCTCGAACGGCACCACCCCCGAGCCCTCCGACGGCCCTTACGAGGGGATCGCCACCTGGCAGTTCCCCGCGACCCCGCCGATCTCGACCTATCTGACCGCTCTGGTGGCCGGCCACTACGCCGTCGACCACGGCACGGTGCGGACCCGCGAGGGCAAAGACATCGGCGCCGACATCCTCTGCCGCCGATCGATGACCGAGTTCCTGGATGCCGAGCGGATCCGCACCACCACCCAGCGCGGGTTCGAGGTCTACGAGGAGGAGTTCGGCCACCCCTACCCCTTCGGCAAGTACGACCAGTCCTTCGTCCCCGAGTTCAACGCCGGTGCGATGGAGAACGCCGGCTGCGTCACCCACCGCGACGACTACCTGTTCCGCTCCCGGGTGACCTCGGCCCAGTACGAGGCCCGCGACAACACGATCCTCCACGAGCTGGCGCACATGTGGTTCGGCGACCTGGTGACGATGACCTGGTGGGATGATCTGTGGCTCAACGAGTCCTTCGCCGAGTGGGCCTCCCACCACTGCCAGGAGAAGATCGCCGCGAAGCACGGCGGGGTGAACCCGTGGGTGTCCTTCGCCAACCAGCGCAAGACCTGGGGGTACCGGCAGGATCAGCTGCCCACCACCCATCCGATCGCCGCCGACATGGTGGATCTGGCGACGGTGGAACAGAACTTCGACGGCATCACCTACGCCAAGGGGGCCTCGACCCTCAAGCAGCTGGTCGCCTTCGTCGGCGAGGAGCAGTTCCTCGTCGGGGTTCGCGCCTACCTGGAGGCCCACAAATTCGCCAACAGCCGGCTCTCCGACCTCCTCGAAGAACTGCAGAAGGCCAGTGGACGCGATCTGTCCGGTTTCACCCGGGAATGGCTGCGCACCCCCGGCGTCAATACCGTGCGGCCCGACTTCGACGTCGACGAGGACGGCAACTTCACCCGTTTCGACATCGTCCAGAGCGCGCCGGCGCGGTTCCCCACCCTGCGGACCCATCGGATGGGGATCGGCATCTACTCCCTCACCCAGGACGGGCTGGTGCGCACCGACGGCCTGGAGGTCGACGTCCACGGGGAGCGGACGCCGATCGCCGCCCTTGCCGGGCGCGCCCGCGGCGACCTGGTCCTGCTCAACGACGCCGATCTCAGCTACGTCAAGGTCCGGCTCGACGAGCACAGCCTGAAGACCCTCACCGAGCACATCGCCGCCCTGAGCGATCCGCTCGCCAGGGCGCTGTGCTGGGGGGCGGCCTGGGACATGTGCCGCGACGCGGAACTGCGGGCGCAGGACTACGTCGCCCTGGTCATCGGAGGTCTGGGCAGCGAGACCGATCTCACGGCGGTCCAGTCGCTCATCCGCCAGGCCACCACCGCGGTGCTGTCATATACCGCCCCCGAACTGAGGTCCGAGGTCCGGACCGCCCTCATCAGCGCGATCGCCGTCCAGCTCAAGGACACCGAGCCCGGCGGCGACCACCAGGTGGCTCTCGCGGGCGGGCTGCTGGCGGTTCTCGGGGCCGAGGGGGCCGACCTGCTGACGGGCTGGCTGACCGGCGAGGAGGTCCCCGAGGGGCTGGTCGTCGACCAGGGCATGAGGTGGCGGATCATCGCCGCCCTGGCACGGCTGGGGAGGGCCGAGGAGCAGCTCATCGCCGACGAGCAGGACCGCGACAACACGATCGCCGGGGCCCAGGCCGCCGCCGGGGCGCGGGCGGCGGTCCCCACAGCCGAGGCCAAGGCCACCGCCTGGAAACGAGCGACCGATGAACGCGGCGTCCCCAATGAGACCTACCGCGAGATCGTCAGCCACTTCATCAATCCGGACCAGCAGGAGGTGCTGGCGCCCTACGCCGCGAAGTACCTCCAGCTGTGCGCCGCGGTGGACGCCGGGGAGGGTCAGTGGGCCACGGCCGGACACGCTCAGATCCAGAACGCCCTCCAGTGGCTGTTCCCGGTTGAGAATGCCGACCGCGCCTGGCTCGACGAGCTGCGCCAGTGGGCGTCGTCGCGCACCCTCACCAGCACGGTGAACAGGGTGCTCCTCGAGGAGTCCGATGCCGCCGAGAGGGCCCTGCGCTGCCAGGCGAGGAGTCTGTCCTGA
- a CDS encoding GNAT family N-acetyltransferase, with protein sequence MTWIDPDLTLTGRLVRLEPLSAGHLDGLVEAVRDGDLGERLWWTSTPSPERMAEDIASKLAARDAATMVPFACIRRRDGQPLGVTTYYDLTPDVPRLEIGYTWTRASAQGTGANADSKLLLIGHAMEQLGCQRVGLRTKWTNQQSRAAIERLGFRLDGVLRAYARHANGVLDDAVCYSLLAHEWPAAKLRLQDRVARHLG encoded by the coding sequence ATGACCTGGATCGATCCCGATCTGACGCTCACGGGTCGGCTGGTGCGTCTGGAGCCTCTGTCTGCGGGCCATCTGGACGGCCTGGTGGAGGCGGTGCGCGACGGCGATCTGGGGGAACGGCTGTGGTGGACGTCGACCCCGTCGCCGGAACGGATGGCCGAGGACATCGCCTCCAAACTCGCGGCCCGCGACGCCGCAACGATGGTGCCCTTCGCCTGCATACGGCGCCGCGACGGGCAGCCTCTGGGCGTCACCACCTACTACGACCTGACGCCGGACGTGCCCCGCCTGGAGATCGGCTACACGTGGACCCGCGCCTCGGCCCAGGGCACCGGCGCCAATGCCGACTCCAAGCTGCTGCTCATCGGGCATGCGATGGAGCAGCTCGGCTGCCAGCGGGTCGGGCTGCGCACCAAGTGGACCAACCAGCAGTCCCGGGCGGCGATCGAACGGCTCGGGTTCCGGCTCGACGGGGTGCTGCGGGCCTATGCCCGGCACGCCAACGGCGTCCTGGACGACGCCGTGTGCTACTCGCTGCTGGCCCACGAGTGGCCGGCGGCGAAACTCCGCCTCCAGGATCGGGTGGCCCGCCACCTGGGCTGA
- a CDS encoding Fpg/Nei family DNA glycosylase, translating into MPEGHVIHRLADELTAVFEGHEVSVSSPQGRFAVESVHLDGTVLRGAEAWGKHLFIDFAAPEAHWVHIHLGLIGRLTVGPVTPVHGQVRLRIENSTSVADLRGPQWCRLLTDDERRAVLATVGADPIRDDADPERAWRAVHRSSRSVAALLMDQSIAAGVGNIYRAEVLFRARLDPTTPGNRLSHATWTRIWADLVDLMRLGVANGRIDTVAAEHTPEAMGRPPRVDRHGGEVYVYRRAGQPCLVCGAPVRQTDLGGRHLFWCPRCQRRHR; encoded by the coding sequence TTGCCCGAGGGGCACGTCATCCATCGGCTCGCCGACGAGCTCACTGCAGTCTTCGAGGGCCACGAGGTCTCGGTGAGTTCCCCGCAGGGGCGATTCGCGGTGGAGTCGGTGCACCTGGACGGGACGGTGCTGCGCGGAGCCGAGGCCTGGGGAAAGCACCTCTTCATCGACTTCGCGGCCCCCGAGGCTCACTGGGTGCATATCCACCTGGGTCTGATCGGACGCCTCACAGTAGGGCCGGTCACCCCGGTGCACGGCCAGGTGAGGCTGCGGATCGAGAACTCCACATCGGTGGCGGACCTGCGCGGGCCGCAGTGGTGCCGACTGCTGACCGACGACGAGCGCCGCGCAGTGCTGGCCACCGTGGGCGCCGATCCCATCCGTGACGACGCCGATCCCGAGCGTGCCTGGCGGGCCGTCCATCGCAGCTCCCGGTCCGTCGCGGCACTGCTGATGGACCAGTCGATCGCCGCCGGGGTCGGCAATATCTATCGGGCCGAGGTGCTGTTCCGGGCCCGGCTGGATCCGACGACCCCGGGCAACCGGCTCAGCCACGCCACCTGGACCCGCATCTGGGCCGATCTGGTCGATCTGATGCGCCTGGGCGTGGCGAACGGCCGCATCGACACCGTCGCCGCCGAGCACACCCCCGAGGCGATGGGACGGCCCCCGCGGGTCGACCGGCACGGCGGAGAGGTGTACGTGTACCGGCGTGCGGGACAGCCCTGCCTGGTCTGCGGGGCACCGGTCCGCCAGACCGATCTCGGCGGACGGCACCTCTTCTGGTGCCCGCGCTGCCAGCGGAGGCACCGATGA
- a CDS encoding GNAT family N-acetyltransferase, with protein MSEIQESPQLPQPYRLTRVVSDGRLTDELANVSRAVNLGFHMAEPDHDFLVHYADHVAGERLWAVRGPEPELELPGLPVATLASYDSTVNTGHGHLEPADFITDVTVRPTHRRRGILRGLISHDLAVARESGRSMAVLTATEGAIYGRFGFGVSSHDQRVEVISDGRFTLAHEPEGSVQMVAADEIDDVRREVFDAFHRSHRGSHGRLDWWVEFAAGRWDYEDQKPNRRVRSAVHRDADGRPDGVVSYEVTESFGSTLKVRDMEAVTTEAELALWEFLASIDLVTRITASKVNPSTPLPWAVRDPRVVRFTGNADLTWLRILDVARALAVRGWDHTGSVTLRVIDPLEWCSGAYRVDVAEAGSPAEVTPVRDRDAVALDIASLGSLYFGTVRAEALAGARRLRGTPDQVRTVARLFATDDTPHNITEF; from the coding sequence ATGTCCGAGATCCAGGAAAGCCCTCAGCTGCCCCAGCCCTACCGCCTGACCCGCGTCGTCTCAGACGGCCGGCTCACCGATGAGCTGGCCAATGTGTCGCGTGCGGTGAATCTCGGCTTCCACATGGCCGAACCCGATCATGATTTCCTCGTCCACTACGCCGATCATGTGGCCGGGGAGAGGCTGTGGGCGGTCCGCGGACCCGAGCCGGAGCTCGAGCTGCCGGGCCTTCCGGTGGCCACCCTGGCCAGTTACGACTCGACGGTGAATACCGGCCATGGCCATCTGGAGCCGGCCGACTTCATCACCGACGTCACCGTCCGCCCGACCCATCGCCGTCGCGGCATCCTGCGCGGACTCATCAGCCATGACCTGGCAGTGGCCCGGGAGTCCGGCCGCTCGATGGCCGTCCTGACGGCCACCGAAGGGGCCATCTACGGCCGCTTCGGCTTCGGGGTCTCCAGCCACGACCAGCGCGTCGAGGTCATCAGCGACGGTCGGTTCACCCTGGCCCACGAGCCGGAGGGCTCTGTGCAGATGGTCGCCGCCGATGAGATCGACGACGTGCGCCGCGAGGTCTTCGACGCCTTCCACCGCTCCCACCGGGGCTCCCACGGCCGTCTGGACTGGTGGGTGGAGTTCGCCGCCGGACGCTGGGACTACGAGGATCAGAAGCCCAACCGGCGGGTCCGCTCGGCGGTCCACCGGGATGCGGACGGACGGCCGGACGGCGTCGTCTCCTACGAGGTGACCGAGAGTTTCGGCTCGACCCTCAAGGTGCGGGACATGGAGGCGGTCACCACGGAGGCCGAGCTGGCGCTGTGGGAGTTCCTGGCCTCGATCGACCTGGTGACCCGGATCACCGCCTCGAAGGTGAACCCCTCGACGCCGCTGCCCTGGGCGGTGCGCGACCCACGGGTGGTGCGGTTCACCGGCAATGCGGACCTCACCTGGCTGCGGATCCTCGACGTCGCCCGGGCCCTGGCGGTCCGCGGCTGGGACCACACCGGATCGGTGACCCTGCGCGTCATCGACCCGCTGGAGTGGTGCTCGGGCGCCTACCGCGTCGATGTCGCGGAGGCCGGCTCACCGGCCGAGGTGACGCCTGTCCGCGACCGGGACGCCGTGGCCCTCGACATCGCCTCGCTGGGCTCGCTGTACTTCGGCACCGTCCGGGCCGAGGCGCTAGCCGGCGCCCGGCGGCTGCGCGGCACCCCCGATCAGGTCCGCACCGTCGCCAGGCTCTTCGCCACCGACGACACCCCCCACAACATCACGGAGTTCTGA
- the ligA gene encoding NAD-dependent DNA ligase LigA, with translation MVNEQTPVEGSAEESEPRQHWGDLVARIEAAQQAYYGEDAPTISDAEYDRLMIELQELEEANPALRTPESPTQRVGAPQKITDFAPVEHIERLLSLDDVFTIDDLEAWMARAGAEAPERTRYLCELKIDGLAIDLVYRRGRLVSGATRGDGRVGEDVTGNVRTISAIPRRLSGDDIPDLLEVRGEVFFPVTDFEDLNAHLVEVGKPPFANPRNAAAGSLRQKDPRITADRPLSMICHGLGRVEGYQFPSQGKAYDKLAEWGLPVSPYYKLVGTRAAVLSFVRHWGEHRDEASHQIDGVVVKMDDMSVQRALGATSRAPRWAVAYKYPPEEVNTRLLDIQVNVGRTGRVTPFGVMEPVTVAGSTVEMATLHNASEVKRKGVLIGDTVVLRKAGDVIPEILGPVVALRDGTEREFVMPDSCPSCGTTLAYEKEGDKDLRCPNSRSCPSQQRERVAALAGRGALDIEALGWEAAIALTDPEYSRPAPEDAEGEMPEPQTPVLSSEAGLFELTADDVSDVKVWRRRKVKGEPGPWQQELYFWTKPTAKKPSVPSANTKKMFDELTKARSQPLWRVLVALSIRHVGPTAARALAARFGSVQAIRDASVDDLAETDGVGRVIAESVLDWFTVDWHREIVERWEAAGVRMADDASEAPQQVLEGLTVVVTGSLEGFTRDEAKEAILARGGKAAGSVSKKTDYVVVGANAGSKETKARDLGRPILDEAGFRHLLDNGPQRVPTVG, from the coding sequence ATGGTGAACGAGCAGACCCCTGTGGAGGGCAGCGCCGAGGAGTCCGAGCCGCGGCAGCACTGGGGCGATCTGGTGGCCCGCATCGAGGCCGCCCAGCAGGCCTACTACGGCGAGGACGCCCCGACCATCTCCGATGCCGAGTACGACCGGCTGATGATCGAGCTCCAGGAGCTGGAGGAGGCCAACCCAGCGCTGCGCACCCCCGAGTCCCCGACCCAGCGGGTCGGCGCCCCGCAGAAGATCACCGACTTCGCCCCCGTCGAGCACATCGAACGGCTTCTCAGCCTCGACGACGTGTTCACCATCGACGACCTGGAGGCCTGGATGGCCCGGGCCGGCGCCGAGGCCCCCGAGAGGACAAGGTATCTGTGCGAGCTGAAGATCGACGGTCTGGCGATCGACCTGGTCTACCGGCGCGGACGGCTGGTCAGCGGCGCCACCCGCGGCGACGGCCGGGTCGGTGAGGACGTCACCGGCAACGTCCGCACCATCTCCGCCATCCCGCGTCGGCTGAGCGGCGACGACATCCCCGATCTGCTGGAGGTGCGCGGCGAGGTGTTCTTCCCCGTCACGGACTTCGAGGATCTCAACGCCCACCTGGTGGAGGTCGGCAAGCCGCCCTTCGCCAACCCGCGCAACGCGGCGGCCGGGTCGCTGCGCCAGAAGGATCCGAGGATCACGGCCGACCGGCCGCTGTCGATGATCTGCCACGGTCTGGGCCGGGTGGAGGGCTACCAGTTCCCCAGCCAGGGCAAGGCCTACGACAAGCTCGCCGAGTGGGGGCTACCGGTCTCGCCCTACTACAAACTGGTCGGCACCCGGGCCGCGGTGCTGAGTTTCGTCCGCCACTGGGGGGAGCATCGCGACGAGGCGTCACACCAGATCGACGGGGTCGTCGTCAAGATGGACGACATGTCCGTGCAGCGCGCACTGGGAGCCACATCCCGGGCGCCCCGCTGGGCGGTGGCCTACAAGTACCCTCCGGAGGAGGTCAACACCAGGCTGCTGGACATCCAGGTCAACGTCGGGCGCACCGGCCGGGTGACCCCCTTCGGTGTGATGGAGCCGGTGACCGTGGCCGGCTCCACGGTCGAGATGGCCACCCTGCACAACGCCTCCGAGGTGAAGCGCAAGGGCGTGCTCATCGGCGACACCGTGGTACTGCGCAAGGCCGGCGACGTCATCCCCGAGATCCTCGGCCCGGTGGTGGCGTTGCGCGACGGCACCGAGCGCGAGTTCGTGATGCCCGACAGCTGCCCGTCGTGCGGCACGACCCTGGCCTACGAGAAGGAGGGCGACAAGGACCTGCGCTGCCCGAACTCCCGCTCCTGCCCCTCTCAGCAGCGCGAGCGGGTCGCCGCCCTGGCCGGTCGCGGCGCCCTGGACATCGAGGCGCTGGGCTGGGAGGCCGCCATCGCACTCACCGATCCCGAGTACTCCAGGCCGGCCCCCGAGGATGCGGAGGGGGAGATGCCCGAACCGCAGACCCCGGTGCTGTCCAGCGAGGCCGGGCTGTTCGAGCTCACCGCCGACGACGTCAGCGACGTCAAGGTGTGGCGACGCCGCAAGGTCAAGGGGGAACCGGGGCCCTGGCAGCAGGAGCTGTACTTCTGGACCAAGCCCACCGCGAAGAAGCCCTCGGTGCCGAGCGCCAATACGAAGAAGATGTTCGACGAGCTGACCAAGGCCCGCAGCCAGCCCCTGTGGCGGGTACTGGTGGCGCTGTCGATCCGGCACGTGGGGCCCACGGCGGCCCGCGCGCTGGCCGCGCGCTTCGGTTCGGTTCAGGCGATCCGCGACGCCTCGGTCGACGATCTCGCCGAGACCGACGGGGTGGGCCGGGTGATCGCCGAGTCGGTGCTCGACTGGTTCACCGTCGACTGGCACCGCGAGATCGTCGAGCGCTGGGAGGCCGCCGGGGTGCGGATGGCCGACGACGCATCCGAGGCCCCTCAGCAGGTCCTGGAGGGGTTGACGGTGGTGGTCACCGGCTCCCTGGAGGGATTCACCCGGGATGAGGCCAAGGAGGCCATCCTGGCGCGAGGAGGCAAGGCGGCCGGCTCGGTGTCGAAGAAGACCGACTACGTGGTGGTGGGCGCCAACGCCGGATCGAAGGAGACGAAGGCCCGGGACCTGGGCCGCCCGATCCTCGACGAGGCGGGGTTCCGCCACCTCCTTGACAACGGACCCCAGAGGGTCCCGACCGTCGGGTGA
- a CDS encoding ribose-5-phosphate isomerase, translating into MSFTPSHVHIATDHAAFELKQYLKEQLLAAGYDVVDHGATEYDPEDDYPKPCITCARAVVAEPGSLGIVCGGSGNGEQIAANKVDGIRAALVYSDETAKLAREHNDANVISLGGRMQPVEEAWKWVQTFLSTPFSGAERHQRRIDQLAAWENTGSI; encoded by the coding sequence ATGAGTTTCACACCCTCGCATGTGCATATCGCCACCGATCATGCTGCTTTCGAGCTGAAGCAGTACCTCAAGGAACAGCTGCTGGCCGCCGGTTACGACGTCGTGGACCACGGTGCGACCGAGTACGACCCCGAGGACGACTACCCGAAGCCCTGCATCACCTGCGCCCGTGCGGTCGTCGCCGAGCCCGGCTCCCTGGGAATCGTCTGCGGCGGCTCCGGCAACGGCGAGCAGATCGCCGCGAACAAGGTGGACGGCATCCGCGCCGCCCTGGTCTACAGCGACGAGACCGCGAAGTTGGCCCGCGAGCACAACGACGCCAATGTCATCTCCCTCGGCGGGCGCATGCAGCCCGTCGAGGAGGCCTGGAAATGGGTGCAGACCTTCCTGTCCACCCCCTTCTCCGGGGCCGAGCGTCACCAGCGCCGAATCGACCAGCTCGCCGCCTGGGAGAACACGGGCAGTATCTGA
- a CDS encoding DsbA family protein yields the protein MTTTVDFWFDPACPWAWMTSRWMLEVEEVRDVHTVFHVMSLAVLNQGRDLPEGYRKEMDRAWIGARAATGVVETYGDEAVRPFYTALGTRYHLQKAPHDEATVAQALSECGYDPDIATRATTEEFDEAMIASHHQGMDPVGQDVGTPVIHLNGMALFGPVISPAPKGEQAGELFDGFEKMVAYPGFFELKRTRTVGPVFD from the coding sequence ATGACGACGACAGTTGACTTCTGGTTCGATCCCGCCTGTCCCTGGGCCTGGATGACCTCCAGGTGGATGCTCGAGGTGGAGGAGGTGCGAGACGTGCACACCGTCTTCCACGTGATGAGCCTGGCCGTGCTCAACCAGGGCCGCGACCTCCCGGAGGGCTACCGCAAGGAGATGGACCGGGCGTGGATCGGGGCCCGGGCGGCCACCGGCGTCGTGGAGACCTACGGCGACGAGGCCGTGCGCCCCTTCTACACCGCACTGGGCACCCGCTACCACCTCCAGAAGGCGCCGCACGACGAGGCGACGGTCGCGCAAGCGCTGAGCGAGTGCGGATACGACCCCGACATCGCGACGCGGGCGACCACCGAGGAGTTCGATGAGGCGATGATCGCCTCTCACCACCAGGGCATGGATCCGGTGGGTCAGGACGTCGGCACCCCGGTGATCCACCTGAACGGGATGGCGCTGTTCGGCCCGGTGATCTCCCCGGCGCCCAAGGGGGAGCAGGCCGGCGAGCTCTTCGACGGCTTCGAGAAGATGGTCGCCTACCCCGGCTTCTTCGAACTCAAGCGCACCCGCACGGTGGGGCCCGTATTTGATTGA